A region of the Corvus moneduloides isolate bCorMon1 chromosome 26, bCorMon1.pri, whole genome shotgun sequence genome:
ctgcCCAGCGCCAGCTCCTGGGCCAGCTGGGGCCATTCGGTGCGCAGGGCCACCAGCGCGTCGTGCAGCTCGGCTgccagcccggcctccagcacGTGCAGCGCACGCTGCCGCAGGGCAAAGAGCAGCTGCACCCGCAGCGCCGCGGCCCGCGAGGGCAGGGCGCCCGCTGGGGCCGGCGTGCAGTACAGGGTGGGCAGCGGCCACCCCGCCGGGGCGCGGGGACAGCCAGGGGTCCAGTGCAGCAGGGCCGTGCCCCGGCGGGCCAGTGCCCGCGGAAAGGCGGCGCCGAGGGCATCCAGGTAGAGCAGGGACCCCTGCGTGGGAGAAGAGGGTCAGGAGGGCAGACCCTGCGGGAATCCGCGCCCACCCCGCTCTCCGCTCCCCGCACCTGCAGCCGGGGGTCGGTGTCCCAGCAGccggggagcagagcccagaggcGCAGCGGGGGGACGGGATCCGGCGGCGCTCCGTGCCGACAGGGCGGCCCCAGGGGATGCCGCTCCTGGAACTCCTCCGAGCCTGCCGGGAGAGGCACAAGGTGAGAGGGGCAACCATGGGACCGaccccctgcccgccccccgccccgcagccccgcgctCACCGCCGGCcgtcccggtgccggtgcccagcagccgccgcagccgccgctcCTGGCTCAGCCGCACGTCGCTGCCCAGCGCCTCCAGCCGCCGCCGGTACCGGCCCCCGGCGCGGCGCAGCGCGGAACGGACGAGGCGGTGCCGCAGCGCGGGGACGGCCACGGCCACGGCCACGGCCACGGCCACGGCCACGGCCACCACCGCCGCGACCGCCACCGCCGCGACCGCCACCGCCGGCAGCATCGCGGAATGTGGACGCCGCCCCAGAACAGGGACCCGGCCCCGGACACCCCTCGCCCACCCGGCTATTCCGCCTCCGGCAGAAATGACGGAGAATTATcgcgcccggcgccgccccCCTCCCCgctttacttttattttcattttcgCCTTTACACAGcacccccggagccccccgctCGGTAGGGAATTCAACTGCAATTGAACCCCGAGTACCAGCGCTCCCTATCCCGCCATCAAGAGCAAGCTCCTTCTTAGGAAAAAGAGGGCAATTGATCCGGTTTACTTTGCTTTCCGGCAGGAAATATGGCCCCggcctcagccccagcccagcccctgctccctcccgCCCGGACAAAGCCCCCCAGATCCGCCCAGCTTGTGCCAGCGGAGGCCCGACGACCCTGCCCTCCAGGACAGGAACCCGAACACTGGGCCCAGCCCCAGCATTCATCTGATGCACCCGAGATGAGGAGCTCCCCGGAGGACCCCGCCTCTGTCCCAAGACACACGTGACACCCAGAACTTTTGTGTTACAAAAATATTCCGTGCTTTATTTACTCTGTGATAGAAAAATAACATGGCCAGGACCCCAGAGTTTCCCGCCCAGGCGAGGAGAGAGGCGAGGGGCAGAGGGCTCCGCTTCCCCAAACCCCTGCCCACCCGACTGCCCTCGCTGGGTGCCCTCGCACCCTGCCACCCTCATGCTGCACCGGCTCCAGAGGGGACACCGAGGCCGGGAGCCGGAGGGGCTCCTGCATCCTTGGGGGCAGAGGAGAAGATGAGGTCCAGGGACCCTGCCACTGTGGAGCAGAGCACCAGCACGGGCTGGGGGAGCCCTGGCCGAACCCCCCCTCTGCCCTCTGCCCTCACGCACCCCGGGGAACAGAGCTGCGGGAGAGAACAAGAAGGCGACATGTACATTCTTAGTGACGACTGCGAAAGCGAACCTGAGGCCGGGCTGGCGGCCCCCGCCCTGGCAGCCCCACGGGGGAATGCGGGGCTGCAGGgccagtgctggcagaagcGGAAAGCCGAAGCTGGGCCTCTTAAAAGGAACATACAGGAAAACCATGCGACAAATCCGCTGCCATTTATACAAGGGCATAAACACCAAAGAGCTGGACGCCAGCCTGTGTTTCggggcagcacagagcaaatcCTGGGGGCAGGGCCCACCCGCTGTCCCCTGGCACAGAGACACGAACACAGCACAGTCCCCGCAGCGCTGGGGCCAGGGGCAAGGGACCAGGCGCCTGCCTGTCACGACTGGGCGTGGGGGATCCACTGACTGTCCACGGGGCGCCGCAGCAGCTCCTCCACGTGCCTCGCCACATCAATCGTGTCATCCAGGTCAAAATCACCCTCGGGGTCCAGCACAGGGTCggggctgtgggaggcaggCGGTGAGGGGGGgaccagctgcagcaggacagggacgGGGGTGTGATACCTACTTCTGGGTGTACATGTTGTAATGAGGCTGGGAGCAGACGGCAGGTGAGGGTGCCTGGTCCATGTAGGTGGCCCCTccaggggcagaatcacctGATGCATTGACAAACCTGTGGGGATGGGTCTCATGAGCACTGTCACGGGACAGGATGGGTGCCCCGGGGGTGAAGTCGCCAAGGTGTCTCCCAAGGCTCAGCACCAATGTGGCCATCAGTGGCACCAGACCTGAGCTCCTCAGTGCCCTGGGCTGCCGCCCAACCCAGCCAATTCAACACTGGGAACCCATGGGAACCACTGCCCAGGATCTGCCTTTGGGGTCACACTTACTCTGGCACCACTTGCTTGATCTGTGGCTTCACGTATCCATCCACAGCTTTAGCTAGAGAGAAGGAGGCAGCACTGAGGCCCCAAGCTCCAGCACATGCCACGACCCCGGGCAGCGCTGGGGGCTCACGTGTGGCCAGATGCAGAACCCCTGTGGGGCCGGTGTGGCCCCGGGGTGGGGGGATACTGAGAACACCAGCTCCATCCTGGCTGGATGCACAAaggaggggacacaggtgggGTGAAGGGACAGCGCTACCTGGCGTGGACTCACAGAGAACCGGCGTGTAGTACTTGGAGAACACCTCATCCTTGGGCCGGTCGGGGAACACGTAGATGAGGTAACTGAGATCCCCGAGGCGGTCAGCCAAGGAGCGGATGGAGAAGTCCCTGGTGGTGAAAGGCATCAGGTTCCAGAACATCCTCTCAGCTGCAAGACGAGAGCAAGGACCACAGTGACTCCCAGAgtttgcagcagctcctggccctgctctggaCATGGGCTGCGAGGTCACATTAAGCAGCAAACAGCACGTCCCACACTGCATCCCTCCCCCAGCAACAGTTGAGGATAAAGCACAGATTGCCAGAAAATGGGATAAGGTAGGAGACACAGTGAAGCCAAGGTAGGTCTGGCCTCATCCTGACATGTCAGGGGCCGGTTCCCCAACcatggggctctgtggggcacCATGGTGCTTCTCAGCCACACAACCCTCCGAAGGATGCTTTCACGAACAAGGAGACTCCTGCATGGGGTCAGGCCACCCCTGAAAACCCCTGCACTGGGGAGCACCACCGAGTCACTGGATTTTGTACAGTCCACATCAGTCCCCAGGGCTGGGTCAGAGGGTTCagcctgctccctcctccccgcTGCTGCCAGTGTTCAGACCTGACACAGCCACAGTGAGCGAGGGCAGCGCTGCTCCCCAAGGGACAGCCAAGGCATTCTGGGGGCTCTTGCGCTCGCGTCTTTCCTGAGGATGGCTCCAGCGTGCCTGCCGTGGCAGCGCCAAAACCCCATGGGCATGAGATGGCCGAgccccaggctggggacagggataCTCGGTCCAGGGATGCCAGCGCCTGGCGCACACTCACAGGAGTCGAACTTCCAGGCAATGGTGATGCCACCGATCTCCGAGTCGCTGAAGCGCAGAAGGAAGGTCCCGTCAGGCTTGTTGATGAGCAGGTCGTGCGCCTGCTGCTTGTTGACGAAGCCCAGGATGGCCCTAGGCAGAGTAGGGCGTCAGGGCTTGGGGCTCAGgccaggcagcacagggcagggcgGCTCTTACCCGTCATTCCAGTGTGGCTTCAAATGCTTCTTCAGCACCTCCATGACCCCATCAAACCACTGCCAGAAGGTGTAATTCCTCCCAGGCAGGTTTTCCTGTTGAAATCCCCAGAAAGTGAGCACTCCTATCGCCAGCCTCTGTTACACAGCACAGATATTGGGCACAGCAGCGGAGACTCGGGGACCCCCAGGTGGATATGTCCCATCCAGTCCCCCAGCACTGGGGTGCTCCGGACAGAGCCCAGGCCGCTTACCCGGTTGAACTGGGACCAGGACACTGTGGTGCTGCTATAGTCCTCCAGGTGGGAGCTGGTGCTGTTGAAGAGCTTTTGTGCCAGGAACACCAGGTTCTCCTTGGTCAGCCCACGGCTGCTCTGCACCTCTGCCTTGAACTTCATGTTGAGCGCCTCGCAGAGCTGTGGCCATTGCACCTTGTCGGGCACAGCGAAGGGCACACGGCCCTGGGGGCAGAGAGCATGGTCAGCACCAGCTCTCCCTGATGCCTCCAGGCATGTCCCACTGGGAGGCTGAGCCCTACTCCCACACCCTCTCAGGGCAAATGGGGCCTGTCCTGCCTCACATGCCACTGGCACTCACAGGCTCGGCAAAGGCATTGTCCCAAAGCACAGTGGCCGTGGCGTTGTTGTCCTGGCTCCCATGCACAATCAccaccacaggcagggacagtgtCTGCCGAGAGGAAGGAGACCGGAATGGGCTGTGGGGCACCAAGGGAGCATCACCCATGGGCACCCACGtagccccagcccagccccattCCTGTGGGCAGAGTGCCCATGGCTCGCCTAGGGCCTGCAGAAGGGACATCGTGGTTTTACCTTCACCTGGAAGACCAGCTCATTCCCACCAACACTGAACTGCGACTCAAAGAGGATGGTGAATTTCTCCTCTGTCACTGACTCAGCCCCACGGCGATCCGAGCGCTTGATCCGCTTCAGGGACTGCAGGGACGCAAGGGGTGAGCACGGAGGAATAGATGGGGACACCGGGGTGAACGCAGAGGGACACAAGGGGACAGGAGTGGGAACCAGGGGCACTCACCATGTTGCGGAAGTGGGCGCTGAGCGTCCCGGTGGCCTGGTGATACTCCATCACGCAGCAGTTGTTGAGGATCTCCCCGCTGCTCTCACTGCCATGAGAATGCACCGAGTCAGGGGACCACCGGGACTGGGAGCCGTGTGAAGTGCagcccccctcaccccccacGCCCTGCTCCCCACTGCCTCGGCAGCCCCCACcacacacccccagcccctggcatTACTTGCGGGTGCTCTCATTTTTCAGCAGGGCCTTGGCTTGCTGCTCGCTGATGATGGTGGCCTTCACTTGGGGGGGATTCATGTGCACATTCAGCTTCCCCCCCACCAGGAGCCGCACGGTAGCTGCAAACTTGGTCTGTGTCTTCAGCACCTGGGGGGGCTGCTTCTCGATGATGAaggtgctggagggacagggggatcagggggggtgggaggggcaGGGCCAACCCAGCCCCCCACCCAGCTGGGCCCAACTTGTACCTGGTGACCAGGGCAGAGATGATGTCGGTGATGGTGCCGTTCAGCTCTGACAGCATCTCCTCCACTGGGCCTGGGATcggcagctgctggcacaggtgcTCGGCACGGCGGATCTGCTGCCGGTTCTGCCAGATGATCTCTGCCAGCTTCTCACACCTGGGGGGAACAGGGCTCAGCACATACTGTGGCTCAgcaccccatcccatcccaccccactgGGCACTCACCAGGTCTGCAGCACATCCAAAGTGCCCTCGGGTGGGCCCCCGTTCCCCGCCAGCTGCTGCCGACGCTTCCACTGGATCAGCTCATCATCCAGGATGGTTGTTTGCTGCTTGCGCAGCAGCTGCAGCGTCTTCTGGTGCTTCTCAGCCAGGTCCTGCGAGGTGGGGCAACATCAGGGGTGCAGGGACAGTGTCACAGGGCATCATGGGGACAGCATCgtggggagcagaggacagCATCATGGGGAACCAGGCGGCACCACTCACCACGCGGTACTGCTGTAGTGTCTGGGCCTCACGGTGCAGCCAGGCCTCCAGCGATGCCTTCTTCTGCTGCAGCGTCGTCTCTCGCGACATGCGCTCCTGGGGgcccagctgggagagctgggagaacTGGGCTGGGGGACATGGCATGGTGTTAGGGCTGGTCCTGTCAGCACCCCAGGCCCACGCCCCTCGGCCCCCCCCCCACCTTGGAGGCGCATGTTCTCCTGGTACTGGATGATGAAGTATTCCTGtgtctgctgcagctttttgagCTCATTCTCTGAGTCCTGTGTGATGAGCCGCAGCTCCTCGAAGGTCTGGTTGATCTGCAGGTGCTTCTGGGACATGGCGTCCACCAGGGACCCGGTTGGGGAAGGGCTCTGCACGGGGCACAGGGTGCACTCAGCACAGTGAGGGCAccctccccattccctgcctcagggctgctcccaTCATCACAGAGGAGAGCCCCGagtgtccccccagccctgtggaaccccTTCCCTCACCCCTTCCAGCCCCCACTCACATTGTTCGCCTCCCGCACCAGCCGCTGC
Encoded here:
- the LOC116435316 gene encoding signal transducer and activator of transcription 5B isoform X2; translation: MAVWIQAQQLQGEALRQMQALYGQHFPIEVRHYLSQWIESQAWDSIDLDNPQENVKATQLLEGLIQELQKKADHQVGEDGFLLKIKLGHYATQLQNTYDRCPMELVRCIRHILYHEQRLVREANNSPSPTGSLVDAMSQKHLQINQTFEELRLITQDSENELKKLQQTQEYFIIQYQENMRLQAQFSQLSQLGPQERMSRETTLQQKKASLEAWLHREAQTLQQYRVDLAEKHQKTLQLLRKQQTTILDDELIQWKRRQQLAGNGGPPEGTLDVLQTWCEKLAEIIWQNRQQIRRAEHLCQQLPIPGPVEEMLSELNGTITDIISALVTSTFIIEKQPPQVLKTQTKFAATVRLLVGGKLNVHMNPPQVKATIISEQQAKALLKNESTRNESSGEILNNCCVMEYHQATGTLSAHFRNMSLKRIKRSDRRGAESVTEEKFTILFESQFSVGGNELVFQVKTLSLPVVVIVHGSQDNNATATVLWDNAFAEPGRVPFAVPDKVQWPQLCEALNMKFKAEVQSSRGLTKENLVFLAQKLFNSTSSHLEDYSSTTVSWSQFNRENLPGRNYTFWQWFDGVMEVLKKHLKPHWNDGAILGFVNKQQAHDLLINKPDGTFLLRFSDSEIGGITIAWKFDSSERMFWNLMPFTTRDFSIRSLADRLGDLSYLIYVFPDRPKDEVFSKYYTPVLSKAVDGYVKPQIKQVVPEFVNASGDSAPGGATYMDQAPSPAVCSQPHYNMYTQNPDPVLDPEGDFDLDDTIDVARHVEELLRRPVDSQWIPHAQS
- the LOC116435316 gene encoding signal transducer and activator of transcription 5B isoform X1, producing the protein MAVWIQAQQLQGEALRQMQALYGQHFPIEVRHYLSQWIESQAWDSIDLDNPQENVKATQLLEGLIQELQKKADHQVGEDGFLLKIKLGHYATQLQNTYDRCPMELVRCIRHILYHEQRLVREANNSPSPTGSLVDAMSQKHLQINQTFEELRLITQDSENELKKLQQTQEYFIIQYQENMRLQAQFSQLSQLGPQERMSRETTLQQKKASLEAWLHREAQTLQQYRVDLAEKHQKTLQLLRKQQTTILDDELIQWKRRQQLAGNGGPPEGTLDVLQTWCEKLAEIIWQNRQQIRRAEHLCQQLPIPGPVEEMLSELNGTITDIISALVTSTFIIEKQPPQVLKTQTKFAATVRLLVGGKLNVHMNPPQVKATIISEQQAKALLKNESTRNESSGEILNNCCVMEYHQATGTLSAHFRNMSLKRIKRSDRRGAESVTEEKFTILFESQFSVGGNELVFQVKTLSLPVVVIVHGSQDNNATATVLWDNAFAEPGRVPFAVPDKVQWPQLCEALNMKFKAEVQSSRGLTKENLVFLAQKLFNSTSSHLEDYSSTTVSWSQFNRENLPGRNYTFWQWFDGVMEVLKKHLKPHWNDGAILGFVNKQQAHDLLINKPDGTFLLRFSDSEIGGITIAWKFDSSERMFWNLMPFTTRDFSIRSLADRLGDLSYLIYVFPDRPKDEVFSKYYTPVLCESTPAKAVDGYVKPQIKQVVPEFVNASGDSAPGGATYMDQAPSPAVCSQPHYNMYTQNPDPVLDPEGDFDLDDTIDVARHVEELLRRPVDSQWIPHAQS